One part of the Coffea eugenioides isolate CCC68of chromosome 10, Ceug_1.0, whole genome shotgun sequence genome encodes these proteins:
- the LOC113750453 gene encoding uncharacterized protein LOC113750453 produces the protein MKVSKSTLHRRIKEGAIRPHSNALKPQLTDQNKQVRLNFCLSMLEPESLNSNPTFMSMFNVVHIDEKWFYMTKECEKYYLHPQEEEPLRTCKSKKFIVKVMFLAAVARPRFDCSGNPTFDGKIGIFPFVFKEPAKRSSKNRMAGTLETKPILSVTKEVYRRCLIEQVLPAIHAKWPRDGGSVTEILIQQDNAKPHINPTDPVFIEAASRDGFDIHLSFQPPNSPDMNVLDLGYFRAIQSLQHQEAPLSIDELILAVEKSFDQLSSESLNNVFLTLQSCMVEVMKNLGGNNYKVPHIGKHHLMKESCLPLQIECEKELVNQVLSHMQT, from the coding sequence ATGAAAGTGTCCAAATCAACCCTTCACCGACGAATTAAAGAAGGTGCTATAAGGCCACACTCAAATGCACTCAAACCACAATTGACAGATCAGAATAAGCAAGTAAGGCTTAACTTTTGCTTGTCAATGCTTGAACCAGAAAGTCTCAACAGCAATCCAACATTTATGAGTATGTTCAATGTTGTGCATATTGATGAAAAGTGGTTTTACATGACTAAAGAATGTGAAAAATATTATCTTCATCCTCAAGAAGAAGAACCTCTTAGGACATGTAAGAGCAAAAAGTTCATTGTGAAAGTTATGTTCCTAGCTGCTGTTGCTCGACCACGTTTTGACTGCTCTGGTAACCCAACATTTGATGGGAAAATTGggatttttccttttgtattCAAAGAACCAGCAAAGAGGAGTAGTAAAAATCGTATGGCAGGTACATTAGAAACTAAGCCAATATTGTCAGTGACCAAGGAAGTATATAGGAGATGTTTAATTGAACAGGTTTTGCCTGCAATACATGCTAAATGGCCACGGGATGGTGGTAGTGTTACTGAAATTTTGATCCAACAGGATAATGCAAAACCACATATTAATCCCACTGATCCTGTATTTATTGAAGCTGCTTCTAGAGATGGATTTGATATTCACTTGTCATTTCAGCCTCCTAACAGTCCGGACATGAATGTTCTTGACTTGGGATATTTTAGAGCTATACAATCCTTGCAACATCAAGAAGCACCCTTGTCAATTGATGAGCTAATTCTTGCTGTGGAAAAGTCATTTGATCAATTATCAAGTGAAAGTCTAAACAATGTTTTCTTAACATTGCAATCATGTATGGTAGAGGTGATGAAAAATCTTGGGGGAAATAACTATAAAGTGCCACACATTGGGAAGCACCATTTAATGAAAGAAAGTTGTCTTCCACTGCAAATAGAATGTGAAAAAGAACTTGTGAATCAAGTTCTAAGTCATATGCAAACGTGA